A single Fusarium oxysporum Fo47 chromosome IV, complete sequence DNA region contains:
- a CDS encoding fido domain-containing protein encodes MAPKLERRTLAEAFEGLEIPSSRAQHQTDSNLGHSIRLMLLSSLRGNGSIRIRSAPSKESTLLLTQDDGHYEDDAEDESHPDEDNIELKNYLDDIADALKKQKSKNDSKIAATFNERLSQMVYGSNMIEMVGSGLDITVKLCQRIFEGQDVDDAEINDRDPIYQALRMDLVSKNKSSGHEDVLRSRREIIQHAKAAYYMMNEVAIKGKDLSEEIILETHRLLTYKIDSPDKIPWSEYGGSYRTCPVQRGFHSFPHQAGVPKAVRDLTDSLKADIATAEASGEIDPVALAAKYCHKFVNIHPFLDGNSRTSRLVLNTILLKYGDCFVCLGMDSKDRGEYMRISAEGFSTEAMDMQREDMDDLPEDFKPKHHKKLATFTLKHARDTMTKVLRTLKRKD; translated from the coding sequence ATGGCACCTAAACTCGAGCGACGCACCCTTGCTGAAGCCTTCGAAGGCCTCGAGATTCCATCTTCCCGAGCTCAGCACCAGACTGACTCTAACCTCGGGCACTCTATTCGTCTTATGCTCTTATCGAGTCTCCGTGGCAACGGTTCGATCCGTATTCGTTCAGCACCGAGCAAGGAATCGACATTGCTACTTACGCAAGACGACGGTCATTACGAGGacgatgctgaagatgagagtCATCCCGATGAAGACAACATCGAATTGAAGAACTACCTCGACGACATCGCAGATGCTCTTAAGAAGCAGAAGTCAAAGAATGACTCCAAGATTGCTGCAACCTTCAACGAGAGACTGTCGCAGATGGTCTACGGCTCAAACATGATAGAGATGGTCGGCAGTGGTCTGGATATCACAGTCAAGCTTTGTCAACGCATTTTCGAAGGACAAGATGTGGACGATGCAGAGATCAACGATCGCGACCCAATCTACCAAGCTCTCCGAATGGACCTTGTGAGCAAGAACAAGTCTAGTGGACACGAAGACGTGCTCCGAAGCCGACGCGAGATCATCCAGCATGCAAAGGCTGCGTACTACATGATGAACGAAGTCGCCATCAAGGGAAAGGATCTATCTGAAGAGATCATTCTGGAAACCCACCGCCTCTTGACGTATAAAATCGACAGTCCGGATAAGATTCCCTGGAGCGAGTATGGTGGCAGCTACCGAACTTGTCCCGTTCAGCGAGGCTTTCACTCTTTCCCACACCAAGCTGGGGTCCCGAAGGCGGTACGCGACCTGACTGACTCCCTCAAGGCCGATATCGCAACAGCAGAGGCGAGCGGAGAGATTGACCCTGTGGCTCTAGCAGCCAAATACTGCCACAAGTTCGTCAACATTCACCCCTTCCTTGATGGAAACAGCAGGACAAGCCGTCTTGTCTTGAATACCATTCTCCTCAAGTATGGAGATTGCTTTGTCTGTCTTGGGATGGATTCAAAGGACCGGGGCGAGTACATGAGGATCTCAGCGGAAGGATTCTCCACTGAGGCCATGGATATGCAGCGGGAGGACATGGATGATCTACCAGAGGACTTCAAGCCAAAACATCACAAGAAACTCGCCACATTCACTCTGAAGCATGCTCGGGACACAATGACCAAGGTCCTTCGAACATTGAAACGAAAGGATTAG